The DNA region AAATTTTTAGATATAAAATCTAAAATATTTGTTATTATTACATTAAAGAAATATATTTATTTGTAAAAGGATGTGCATCAATGGCATTTATCGATTACCTAAGAAGGTTTTTTGTCTTTTTTAGATTTAAACACAGTACCATTTTGGTAGCTTCTATTGCATTAAGCATCTTATTTTGGCTTTACGCTCCACTTATAGCTTTTAACGATGTATATAGCTTTGCTAGTATAAGTTCAAGAGTCACTATATTAATTGCATTTTGGGCAGTTATTTTGTTTTTTGTTTTAATCAAACCATTAATGCACTATTTAGCATCTCAAAAAGATGAAAAAAATAATAAGCTAAAAGAGATAAAAAAAGAGTCTATGGATAGCTTTGGTAAGGCAAAAAGAAATTTTATGCTTTCTTTGAAAGATGCCAAAACAACATGGAAAAAAGATATAAATTTTAAAAAATTGCCTTTGATAATGATAATGGGTAATGAGGGTGCTGGAAAGAGCGCGTTTATAAACTACTCAAATATCGAATTTCCACTATCTGATAGTTTAGATACTTATAAAAAAATACATAAAAGTACAACAAACTTTAATCTTTATATTTCAAAATTTGGTGCACTTTTAGATACTGAGGGTATACATTTTGCACAAGAGAGCTTGTATCAGCCAACAGCTACTGAAGAGCTTCCTGAAGATGATGTGGATAAAAATAGGGATTACTTGCTTAAAAAAAGTATCTGGAGTGAATTTTTACACTTTTTAAAGCGAAATGATTTTAACGCTAGATTAAGTGGCGCAGTTTTAATCATAGATACTAAAAAATTTCTCGAAGGCACTCAAGAATATTTTGATGAATTAATTAGATATATGGTAAAAAGGGTTAATGACTGTGAGAAGCATCTAAACATTAAATTCCCTATTTATATTGTTTTTAGCAAACTTGACTTAATAGATGGCATGGGAGATTATTTTAGGCTTTTCAATGAAGATGTGGCAAATAAGGCTTTAGGAATAAACCTGGATTCAAATTTCTCAAAACAATCACTAGAAACTGAGTTAAAAAGCCTAAGCGAGTCATTATTTAAACATCTCATGAGTAAGAACTCGATTTCGCATTTATTGGAAGACAAAAAACGTTCATATCTATTTTTAAAACAACTTGATAATTTTTTTGCTTTAGTGAAAGATTTTGTAACAAAGCTAAGCTCTCAAAATGCACTTAAAAATAGCTCAACCATAAATGGAATTTATTTCGTCAGTGCTTATCAAGAAAATATACCTATAAACTACCTTACAAATACTATTTGCGATAGATATAACATCAAAAAACCACTTTTAAGAGCAGTAAATAACTATAGTAAACAAAGCTATTTTGTAAAATCATTTTTAAAAGAGATAGCTTTTAAAGCCAACTTAAATAAATTTGGTGCTCAAAATAGATTTACAAAATTTGCAAATTTTGTTTTAGTAGCCATACTTTGTGCTGGAGTATATTTGGGTTCTAGTTTTATTCTAGATACCAAAAACATAAAAGAGCAAAATGCTATAAATAATGCAAATAAAATTTCTTCATACCTTGATGGTAAAAAATACAAGGATCTCTCTCCAACACAAAAGATTGAGCTTCTAAATTTACTAAAACAAAGTCTAAATGACTATCCAAGAATCTTTAGCGGCGATACTAAATTTGAGTATATAACACTAGATACTTCGTATAAAGGCTTCACTCCAGTTAAAGCGCTTTACTATGATTTGAATGCTGATTTTTTCAAAAATACAGTTTTAACTGAAATGGAAAATATACTAAAAAATGAAAGCGATCCAGATAAGCTAATAAAAGCATTTTATATGTATGATTCGCTCTTTGACAAAGATTACACAAATGTGGATTTATTTAAAATTTGGATTAGTACAAACTGGGATAAATTTGAAAAATATGGCGTTGCAAAAGATGAATTTTTAGCTCATATTGAGGCTATTTTAAAGGCAGAAAATTTAAACATAACTGCAGATACAGTTGCTCAAAGTATAGCAAATACGAGGCTATCACCTGTTCAAAGAGCACAAAGACTCTACTACATACTTGAGTTCATTTCGTTCAAGGACGATAAATCTTTTTATGATATTAAAAAAGATGTTGAAAATTTATACACAGTAGTCCAAGAGAAAGAAGCATTTAAGCCATTTAATAAAATTTATACAAAAGAAAATTTAAGAGATTTCTTATCAAAGCTTAGCTCAAACATAGATCAAACAGCTGGAATAGAATCTTGGCTAATGGAGACAAATTCTTCTTTAAAAGATATTAGCTCAAATGATAAGAAAGAGTTAAGTATTGCTGTAATAGAGCTTTATTTGCAAAATTATGCTGATAAGTGGAGCCAAATTTTAAGAGAAATAGAACCAAATGAATTTACCACAAAAAAAGAGGTCATAGAAGAGCTCGACATCTTGTCAAAGAGAGAAAATCCTTTAAATTCTTTAATAAAATTAACTAATCAAAATACAAATTTAAATGATGAGAATTTACTAAAATATATCTATTCTCTAGGATTTGCTTCAAGTGAGATAAAACGTGTTTTCAGTGATTTTAGTGCTAAATTTACTAATTACCATACGTTAAATTCTAATGACTTGCTAGATATTATAAGCAACGATGTAACAAGCGTTTATAAAAAAGTTAGTGACTATAACTTCGAAATGCTTCAAAGTAACGATGATAAAATAGTTTATGCAATAAATGGTATAAAAAATGAAAACGACCCATTCGTTGTCTTAAATAATGATGCTAAGAAGCTTCCAGATGAGTTAAATGAATATTATCAAAAGTTATCGACACTTGCGTGGAAACAAGTAGAAAATGGCGCTTCAGCGCTTTTATCAACAGCATATAGAGATGATGTTTTTGATGATTTTGAAAGTCTTATCAAGCCATTTTATCCATTTAACGAACAATCTCCAAAGGCTGTCAGTATAGAAGAATTTAAAAGATTCTTTGGCAAAAACGGAACTTGGAATAGCTTTTATGATAGATATCTAAAACAAATCTTGAGTAAAACCG from Campylobacter concisus includes:
- the tssM gene encoding type VI secretion system membrane subunit TssM yields the protein MAFIDYLRRFFVFFRFKHSTILVASIALSILFWLYAPLIAFNDVYSFASISSRVTILIAFWAVILFFVLIKPLMHYLASQKDEKNNKLKEIKKESMDSFGKAKRNFMLSLKDAKTTWKKDINFKKLPLIMIMGNEGAGKSAFINYSNIEFPLSDSLDTYKKIHKSTTNFNLYISKFGALLDTEGIHFAQESLYQPTATEELPEDDVDKNRDYLLKKSIWSEFLHFLKRNDFNARLSGAVLIIDTKKFLEGTQEYFDELIRYMVKRVNDCEKHLNIKFPIYIVFSKLDLIDGMGDYFRLFNEDVANKALGINLDSNFSKQSLETELKSLSESLFKHLMSKNSISHLLEDKKRSYLFLKQLDNFFALVKDFVTKLSSQNALKNSSTINGIYFVSAYQENIPINYLTNTICDRYNIKKPLLRAVNNYSKQSYFVKSFLKEIAFKANLNKFGAQNRFTKFANFVLVAILCAGVYLGSSFILDTKNIKEQNAINNANKISSYLDGKKYKDLSPTQKIELLNLLKQSLNDYPRIFSGDTKFEYITLDTSYKGFTPVKALYYDLNADFFKNTVLTEMENILKNESDPDKLIKAFYMYDSLFDKDYTNVDLFKIWISTNWDKFEKYGVAKDEFLAHIEAILKAENLNITADTVAQSIANTRLSPVQRAQRLYYILEFISFKDDKSFYDIKKDVENLYTVVQEKEAFKPFNKIYTKENLRDFLSKLSSNIDQTAGIESWLMETNSSLKDISSNDKKELSIAVIELYLQNYADKWSQILREIEPNEFTTKKEVIEELDILSKRENPLNSLIKLTNQNTNLNDENLLKYIYSLGFASSEIKRVFSDFSAKFTNYHTLNSNDLLDIISNDVTSVYKKVSDYNFEMLQSNDDKIVYAINGIKNENDPFVVLNNDAKKLPDELNEYYQKLSTLAWKQVENGASALLSTAYRDDVFDDFESLIKPFYPFNEQSPKAVSIEEFKRFFGKNGTWNSFYDRYLKQILSKTADGYKIRPKYAKELRFSRDFLKNIAYIDRISNLMLDSNDELKLNYNLKAVDLSANFSHINIGYSNNSLTYDHTIASNLIVSSKNFDISTQFKFNAVSSTGSERKELSFDGEWGWYKILKASNFSSIGVSTLNFDGRRDSYFGFEVTPNGGELLELMDIIPTINLPKKMLY